Within the Glycine max cultivar Williams 82 chromosome 12, Glycine_max_v4.0, whole genome shotgun sequence genome, the region CAATTTATGTCaacatgtaaataaattaagatgGGAGAGGCATCCATTCTATTATAACCCATGAAATTCTCCTATTGTAGATTAGTTTATCTATCTATTCAGTTCAGTTCTCATTTATCATACTTGGTCAAATCTATTAAATGGAATGAGGGAGTTTAGGGCAATGTTGGGCAAAATGAGGAAAAAAAGGACTGGTGAAAAATTCCCAatataggaaaaagaaaaaaccagTTAAAAATAAGGTCAAAGTacaaaatcagcacttcaatCATGGGAAAGGGGCTGTAATGTTTTCTCAAGTTGAAATATTTAAAGCTTTCATCTACACAAACTTGCTAAATATTCTCAAGTTGAACTCCATATGTTTCTTCTGCTTCTTTGCATTTCCTAATACTTGTCTTTTTACGCTATTTCCTTTCTATTTACTTTGTCTAAATATACCGGACATTGACTAAACtattctaataatattaaactGAGGTACTATAGGGAATATCCTATCTTAAcctcaactaaaaaaaatccacaATACAATGAGAATGCATACTCACATTGTCAAAATGATGGCGAGAGATCAGTAAGTATGAAGACATGAACATTTTTCTATATGTATTGACATTTATTTTGTCCCAACAGAAGAAAGCTTTTCCTGATTAGATGGCCGAACTGAATTTCCTGCTGCAGTTGAAGGTGTTAATGGGTTTTGAATAGTTGCTACCGTGCCTGCAGGTCTAGAAATCAGTGGTCTTGGTGGATTCATCATCATTTGTGGTCTTGGGAGTGAGTTTGCAATATTTGTAGGAATTCTATTGGTTGGTATAGATGGTGGTACACCTCTAGATGAGGAAGGTGGTATACCAAGCCTTGATGCAATTATCAAAGCACGCTCATGATAAAGCTTATGCCGTGATCGCTCTACATGCTCCCTTGCCCTCATCACCACATTCTCCACATCATTGAAAAAAGCCAACTTTGTTTCCAACTTGTGCAACTGCAAGCAGACAGAATTTACCAAGACAGTCAGGAGCAAAACATGAATACAATGCAATGAGATCTTTACCAGGCCATCAGATTACCTGCTTTTCTATCAACAAGGAAGTAAGCTGTCGAATTTGGTCTTCTTCCTGATTTGCTAGAAGTTTTGCTTTTACTGCTGCTGCAGCAAGTGTAGAAACAGCAGCACGTTTCACTTTCTCAAAACTGCTATCCTGTTTAGTCTTTGTACCATCATCTTCCACTTTTGCTCCATTATCTGCATTATCTTTACCTGCCCCTGTATGTTGATTTTTGTGGATTAAAGTTGAAATATGACAAAGACTCCTCAATTATTGAGTTAGACCTTAATTGCTCCAGTACAactctaatttcattttatgaaCAACTACGACATCTCTTCCTCTTTTTgtttgagtgtgtgtgtgtgtggatgagagagggagagagggagagaCCTGTATTTGGACCATTTTCAGCACTAGAATTTGATCTAACTGGATTTGAAGGTGACATCACTTCTACATCCTTTTCTGTCCCATTACATTGGGATGATTTTGATGTAATTAGTGGCTGAGAGTCAATCTTTTCCAATGGCAAGGAATTAGAAACTCCATCCACATCCATTACTGAGTCTGTTGTTTCTAGAGATTCATGAGCTGGATTTGTAGACTCTGGATTTTGAGGCTTGCTCTTAGTTGAGGGAATAGCATCAGAAACCATCTCAGCATCTTTTGATGTCTCTGATGGAAGAGAATCAGACACATGCCTGTCCTTTACAGAAGGGCAAGGTTCTTCAATTAAAGTTTCCTCCTGAGCCTTGTCAGAACTAGATGGAATTTCAGCCTTGGATGTTGAACCACCTGAATTATGCAGAGTGCCAGGTGCTTGATCATTGGGTAGCTTTGCATTGTTGAGATCATGACACTTGTCAAGCCCACATTCATTATTAACCACCGCTTGTTCCTTTGAAGAAATGGGTATTTCCGAGGCGCCATCATCTGCAGAAGCAGGCTTTCCCTTGTCTTCTAAAGCAttactttcaattttcttattattgtgATCAGTTGGTAAATCTTTATCCTCCAACGTTGATTTATCCTGGTTTACATTTACTTCATCCTGGTCTCCCTCACTTTTAGAATCCCTATGATCCATTCAGACACAACATTGTAAGTCTCAATCAACAACTGGACTAGTTATGGAACTACCAAAATGCAAACTCtccatataaaattttaaatagatcACATACCTCTCAGAACTAGTTGGTTCCTTCTTGCTATCTGGCGGATCTTCTAGAAGAAAGCAACACCTTGCAGCAAGCTCGGTGCCAGGAGAATTTCTTGTCATGGATTTTATGGAGCTGTGAGCTGAAGCAACAGCCGCATCAGAACCCACCAAGTGTGCAAGAAAAGTTGCCTGTAGAAGAAAACAACATAATATTACATAGTAAGGGAGGATGTGTTGGATTGTATATAACACTGTAAACATTATTTAAcacttgcaattttattttgcaacacttgTTATCTGCGCGACAGACATGATCCAGTGCACAACCAACAGTTGCATACTTACagctaaatataataattaattcaaaattattgttCTGAAGATAGGGgacttattaaataatttgaattagaTGCCTATAGCATACCCCAAAAATACAGAATCAAGTGTTACTATTCATGCACTGAAGCATTCAACTTACCAGTGCCATGACAGGATTACCCACATCAGCAAATGAAGAAGGGCCTTCAGGTCCAGGAGAATAACCAACAGCCGCAAATGCTTCCTTAAGAGCATTTATAGCACAGTCATTGTCTGCTTCCTGATCAATCTTTACCTTAACAGCATCTTCTGATTTAGAAGTTTCCTCGCTGGCTTTCTCATCACTGCCTTCTTGTAACTTTGGAGTCTCCTTCTGATTCACTTTGACTTCGAGATCTTCAGCTTTGGAAGTTTTTTCACTGTCTTTGATGCCATCGCTAGTATGATTCTCAATACATTCTGAAGCATCTTTGTCCATAGATGAGTCACTTTTTGTTGCAACTGGATCCGCAGTTTCTTTGCAACCAgcatcaacatcatcatcacaGTCAACAAAGGTATCCTCAATTGGCATTTGAACAAAGTGCAATATGCACTgagcttttgtttttgttccaaCATGTTCTGCAATTTCATTCCAGTTTTCTTTATACAGTTCTAATGCTTCAAGGAGCAGGAGAGTCTCCTGATCAGTCCACTTTCCACCATTAACCCCTGCAACTTCAGCTGGTTCCATGAGTATAAAATCCAATGAAGACATGCCAGAGCCAAATCTTCTATTACTGAAGCAGTCGGTACATAGATCAAAATCTGCCTGTCAGACACATCAcaatattgataaaatatacAACATGAAGTGcaggatcaaattaaataatcatGAATAACACATTCCAACAATATATTAGTGATAATTCAACTAAAGAGTGAAACAGTTAACCAGCCTGTTGCTAAGTAAATTACAGAAACCATTAAACCcacaaaatcaatcaatataTACAATACCTTTTAAATCAGCAAACAGTTAGCCTCTCATGATGAATGATTCTTTTGTAAGTTCACTAGTATTTGAGAAGGTTTCAAAAATTGACTGTAGTTCTTCCACTTCTCTAGAAATGTCCTTTTATGGTtggcatttaaaaaaaatattttgaaaaatctaaattcaGATAAGATTGTAAACTAATTCCATAATATCAAGCTACAAAGTTGATTAACAGAAAACATTTATTGGAGACATTATTAAAATGTACAGATAATTTAACTCCTCACTGAAAACACAAGGTAAACCACAAACGCACCAACCAATGCAAATAATGCTACAACCTTTAATAAGAGCACGAAGTTTGGGACAAGATTGCATTTGAGTAGTATACAaggaataattaataaatataagtcATATCTTCAGTATATCACTATAACAAGCGCTTCAATCACTCATTCAGTAATATATACCAACCTGCTTCTGGCAATGGTAACGTTTGCGAGAACAATCAGCAGAACAAGAGTTGCAATGGTACTCAAGCATCTCAACTGCTGGCCCCTCTTGTTTCACCAACTCTTCAGCAATTGTAGACTCTGGAAACAAGCCAGAGGTCGTAGCTGGAGTCATTTGGCTAGACCTTTGAACAGGTGGACATAATTGGAGAGTTTCAAAGTGATACAATTTTTCAAGCAACAAACTCTTttctgcttctccatcatcactGGCAGTGGCCACAGAAGAATCCATTGAAGGGAATGGATGGAAGTTAATTAAACCCCAATAGTCCAAAAACTCCATTACCTCTTGCCTGGCATCCGAGTCTCCAACATTAAGCTGTGACATATCTTTCAATTCAATTTGTACatttggatttgaatgaaactTCTTCATTATCCAATTCCTTATCTCCATGTATACATCAGAAGTCCGATTTTCAGTCTTGCCACTAAAGAAAGAAGGCAACATTTGCTTCTCAATTGGATGAATACATGACCATGAAAACCAACCTGAAATTGAAATCCAAAGATAAAAATGGGTAACTGAAAAACAAACTTTTTAACCTTTGGgtcaaaacttaaaatatgcttattgCAATTAAATATTGAACCAATAGAAAATAAACCATTGGGACATGTGGGGCACCAAGCATTTGCATAACAGTATTACTAGTATCTTGTTGGACAACAGAAGCATTGTACTTAGGACTAATTAATGTAGCATGGTGCTAGAAGGCTCCTCACTGTGCAAATAGTCATTGTACGCAATCTTACCCTTGCAAAGAGGTTCTTTCCGGATTCAAACCATGACCAACTGGTAatcaaggcacaactttaccatTACACCAGGGCTTGCTCTCATGATAGAAATTAGTAATTATACTGCTCCCTTCTTTAGATTATGCAATATACTTTACTCCCAGACCCAGTGGTAAGGATGATAGGTTGCTGTgtggttttgttcttgtttaGACTTAAGAAAGTTACAAAAAACTAAACATAAACACTCAATCAACATCCACACAGTTCTTTCTGATCTTCCTTACGCCTATCTACGACGAAAGACTACACTCTACAAACCATTCAAGTCAAAAGCTCAACATAAGGATTCCAACAATAATCTTATGAATAAAGCTCCGTTGAGGCGGGAAAAACAATacgaaaaaaaatagttcattaATCATTAGTGAACCAAAAACGGGAAGCAAGGAGTCACACTGTTATTAGTTATTTTACTTGTCCTTTTATTAGTTATAAGCTATTTTGCTAAGTCACATTAGGCGAAGGTCGGCTCGGCCTAGTCAAATTTCAGAATTTAGAACAACCACACACAATTTCCCACACCAACCCTCCTCTATCCATAACACTACTCTAATGTAATTTAGAAAAACAGATCAGTTCTCAAACACCTACACATACCTAGGGTAACGAAATTTAAATTGGGAAGGAAGACCAGCACAACTAGGAAGAAGAGCAAACTGCAAATGGTAAAAACATGAACTGAGAGAACCTATCATGCACCAGTTCAGCCGAATCACTCGTTCATTGCAGAACAAAAAAGTGAACAACAATGACATCAAACAAACACATAATGTTTTTTCACACTATCCACTGCAATTCAAGCCCTAAACCTAAACAGAAGCAAATTAGGGTTTGAGAGAAGGCCCAAAGTCTAACCGCAGTGGGTGGGAACCACGTGCGCATTGGCACCGCGAGATCTGATAGCTTCGAATTCGGCTTCAATCGCGGCCTCGAGAGTCTCCCACTCGCTCTCCTTTTTGAGCTGCTCAGCCAGCGCCGTGGACTCAGCAGCGGAAGGGTGGGCGCGTTCGGAGCGTTTGACGGCGGCGGGAGCGGAAGCGGCGGCGGAAGAGGAGGCGGAGAGGTTGTTGGGGGTTTGGCGGGCCCTGGTGAGGGGACCATTGTGGGGGGCAGGAGGGAAGAGCGGTGAAGCCTTGTCGCGAGCGGCGCGTTTGGAGGGTGCGGAGGAGGAACCGGAGGCGCTGAGGGTGCCGAACTTCCTCTTGTTGGCTCCGGCGCGGCGGCGAGACGTTGCTGGCTCCGATGCCGGCGAATCGGCGGCGGAGGGAGCGGCGTCGCGGCGTTTCTCCTCCATAGAGAcgagaaggagaaagagaaaggggGGGTTATTAGGGAAAAGAAATATTTTGGTGAGTGAAACTGTGCTGGTGCTGGACTTGTCTTCCAAACATATACGTCATCTCACTGCCCTGACcctcttttttgttatttccaGCTACGCCTTTTACTGCTTCCCCCACTCACTCCACTCCTTGTGCCTACTGTAATAGGGAAATGGATTTTGGATCTCtccattttctcttttcatcctcactacattgtttttatttttaaggataaaagtaaTTCCTTTAGTcttaagatattaaaaaaatttaagcccCTGTTTGAGGTCATTTTTTTTAGGATtgagtttcaaaattttaattttagttttaaatttttttaaaacctgtattaaaatatgattaatttcaaaattaatttaagagtaTTTTTGTTTGCAAATGACAATAGACGTGTTAGTAGCAACAATGATAGAGATATTAATGGTAATTGAAGTGAGAGTGGTGGTAATAATGATCAtaacaaacattttttattttccattccATTTAATCTCTTGTCATATAAATGACATCTCAACCACTTACATGAGCATTATGTTACTACCAATATACCGCAATTAACAATTGTGGGTTGAGCATTATAGAagggataaaaatatattttaaccttatttttattatttgaaaattaattttaccctCAAACATGAAGATTAAATTTAGTAAACATCATTAAATTTAGAAACACAGATTGATAATGATTGCCAAGTTCAAggattaaattatttgattatatagCATTGGAGACTGAATTAATTGGTATATCAATTTCAGACTAAATTATTAACACTTATTATTaacaattacaaaaaaagttactgactaattttttatatataacattgaAGACTAACTCAATGTATTTATAACTTCAGggacttattttatatatctttCACACTAAATATAAACAGATAcaataaaattacacaaatataTCAAAGGGAGAAAGGGTGGTCACTGGTGTGAAGGATGGCAAAAGAAAAGGCAAAGACTAGAAAGGATAATCATCAGAAGATAAAATCAACAAAAGTATTCAGATTAAAAAATGGATAAATCATGTGCTGTCATGGCCAATTACTGTTAGCAATATTACGCATTCCTTTGTTGtgatatattaataatgatttcaCGTGGAAAATGTAGTTGACAAACTACCCTTTGGATTCCAGTTCCATGCAAACCAAGTTCAGTCAAAGATTCTAAATTTAATACCCTTGGCAGTTGCCACCATTTGCAATTGAAACGAAACAGTGGAGTACATATCAGTTAGTTGTCAAATCTGAGATGTCATTGAAAATGTATTGTTCCCGCTAAGAACAACcatattggaaaaaaatattacatgtaCCCCTGTTCTTCTGAAATTGTCGAtttccaaactttattcttctTCGTGAAAGCAGTAGCTtgagaaaattagaaaattaaattcttttttttcttaaattcattACAGACATTATATTCAAAGTTAGACATCTTGAGTAAATTGTTTCTAAAGACAACGTCCCTCACAGCTAAATTCTTAATTGCTGGCAAGTATTAACGGATGTCTTGAgtagaatttattattatatattgttacaaaaatggttaaagttttttactttaaatttattatgagaGGCAGGGAGCACAACATGGCCGAAGATATGAAATTTGTTGTATATTGTTAAAGATTTTTACATAAACGCCAGAGAACAGGGAGCACAACATGACCGCAGATATGATGAggatatttttttgttcctttttatttattattgttttacttttttatttttatatacacgTTTATGTATTCtgctttttattgttttttgtgttgtttgttttaatgttttcttttgtttttggtctATTAATGAAATGGGCCTATGCAGCCCATGTTAACTTTTGTAGGCAATTGCTTCTTGTACCTTTATAATTGCTTCCTGCGCCACTGTAAATTACATTCCGAAATGGGGTGTAGGAAGCAATTGCCCATTTTGTAACCATACACTTTTTTTAACGGGCTCAAATGGTCCAAAATAGAATCTCATTATTTGCAATAGAAATAAAAAGGGTGAATAAAATTGACTGTCTACAGTGATATActtaagaaaaaattgaaaataaaaggattgaaatgtagcaaaaaataatgaaacatggCGTCTTTGTGCAAGTTTAAACAAAGTTGAGgtcaatttttaaaaccttttaGCCCCTGCAAAACCTGAAAAAGAGTTCGATACTAAAGAtggatatttaatatatatatatatatatatatatatatatatatatatatatatatatgcgctCCATTTATTTTACTTGCCATGGttggttgaaaaaaatgtgGAAGGAAAATTAGTTGTGTCAAAGAGAAAATTTCagactaaaaaatttatcacaatTAAATCGTAAATAAGATATcaaagaatttttaattttcttgtgttggtgataaataatataataatatattaatgttacaataaatttcatatcatgaaaaatacaaaagtaaaattcatgaataataacaatgaatcatattataaatccttatttatttcatgttttctctcatatatcataataaaaattagaataaattaagtgtaaaggtttttatataattatattatcattcaattacaatttgctatatataataaatttatttttataataactattataAACGTCATATAAAAAGagttttaaattgaattgataTACATGTCTATTaactctaaaaaatattttgagggtATTATTCGATTACAAAACCATGGTCAATGATACGTCATGGAATGAATTACAAAAATTAGCCacgatttttatttattataacgaTGGATCGGTGATGTTTGTTGCTTCTATGTTCGTCGAGTGAATTCAGCATAggcaaccattttttttaactggACAACTACTAGTTACTGAACAGAGTTTTTGTACTAATATCATCTATTCATCCTCAAGTTTTTAAAGTTACATGTTACGGAGGTTGCCAGTTAAACTCCAAGAATCCTAACATGCTctgaatacattttttaatatccatgtcctcaatttttttagttttaagtatttttaattagacccaattttttttttaaaaaaatactacaaataGATCCCACCTATTAGTGTTTTCTAGAATATATAGGGGTTAATGActttgaaaatgacttaaaacTTGTGCCCCCTGCTGCTACTGGAATTGATATAAGACAAGTTGTGATGATTTTAGTTGCTGGCTTTGTTCAGTGTAATTGAAAGAGAAGTGGCATTTGCTTCAATGAAAAATGGGTGAAGGTGTTTCTGAATTTGAGGTTTCATGAAGGTAAAATCAAACTATGAAAGCAAAGATTGAATGGGTAACATATTTCACTGAAAAAAAAGCATGGAGGTTGATCCTTCAGGTGAATGGATTTGTTGGATAATAAGGTTTTATGATTGAAATTGGTAGAACAACCATGGTGGTAGAGGAAAGGTTTCTGGTTGTTGTGAtgggttttaatttttaaaacaacggtgcaaaataaataatttatttttctgaaagtTATAATTGAAAATGTTCAAAGCTTTTTACTCAAACCTCTTTATCAATTTATGAACAATTCATCCCaaccatctatttttttttaatatatcgaaggtaatttttataattcatttatgctcttaaatttttttaggacatttgaaaagaattcaaaacatcAGTCattgatcaatatttttttccaaaatcttCAGTCACAATGGTTTGGCCATCCATACTCCAAAACTTTCCTAATAAATACACAATATTTTTGCTCCTAAACTTGTGACGTTTGCTCCTAGCTCAGCTAGTAATAGTacggatttttattttttattttttatgaacacATGGAAATTGGAATAATCACTAAAGCTTTAATTGATGCTATAaataaatgcatgaaaaacactCATAATTGATGCTAAAtgaatttaatctttatattattGTCTTTATTCCGAATTGAAAAGCAAAGAATGGGCCTTCCCTGATTCCCTCTCAGTATAAGACAGGATTCGGACAACTAGCCCTTGATATTTGTCGAGCACTGGTTCATTATTTGAGCAATGgacccttttttttaatttatagaatttTAATGCCCCTTGCTCAATCAAATGGTGCTATTGTAATCAAATTTTcgttgtattttaattttctagttatatttatcttttacttattaaattgtattttacgttatctttaattaattaaatatgaataaatagaaatatatgACTTATGTTtgtaataaatcaaatatatttaagtaattttttattcaaaaataataaaaatataaataaactacTGGTAACCTCattgttaagaaaaatatacaaataatgcGAAAAATCTACCCATCATCATCAATTATTTTGCTCATATACCTTAAGTTATTTAGACAATAATGCATCACACCATATTATTCATTGgatacatcatcatcatccattATTTTGCTCATATACCTTAAGTTATTGGGAAACAATAATGCATCACACCATATTATTCATTGGATACGCTCATATAACACACATTTCCTTTTGGTCACATTAATGCAAGagattataagattaatttgatagtgaaagaagaaaaaaaagaaagagaagtcatgaattcaaatattttcatttacaaaattaacaattaattgataaaaaaaattgatgcatTTAGTCATTATACTTGGTGGCCTGGGTTCAAAATCATAATTCATCTCTTGCTTCCCACCTTTATAATCATTGTCATTGTAAGCTGAGATGTTAGGTCTCGGTTCAAAGACTTTCATGGTTTGCTTCTTAATTTGTAGCATCAATATCCTCATCATTATTGTAAGTTAAAATGTTTGGCCTAGGTTCAAAATCTTTCATATGTTTCGTATTTTCCTTGGTATCAATGTCATCATCCTCGTAAGCTAAAATGTTAGATCTTAGTTCAAATTCTTCTTTAGAAAACACCTTCTTTTCATTGGCAACTTGTGTGCTTGTAACAAATGACTCTTCACTCTTGTGCTTGAGACCTTCAACATGTACAAGATGTTCTCAGATCTTATTGAATACTTTTCAGGTTGAATCTCAGACTTCAATCGAAGAAAACCTTGAACTCCTTCTGGCATTTCTTGATCTTTCATATCATTTTCCAATATTCTCTTGGACCCCTTCTTGATTCTAAGGTAGTAGCAAACTTTtgtgacaaaaataataataaaaaagttaaattgatAGTTAGATCCTAGTATCCCAATGTGGCTCAATTGGCAAGCAAAAGGTGATTTCAAAATATAGATAACTAATTTGGTTACATTTTCAACCCATGCATTTTGCATATCTACAAGTTTTATTCCAtcatatatttatcatttagatGGAAGTAGCAAAGAAATATCATAAATAACCAGCATGAAATTAATTCGTATATATATAGTGTaacataataaatgaaaaaaatgttcactactagaaaaagagCTTTtgacaacaattttttaatatattcaaagATGATTTTGAACCGTCTTTGAAGTCAACGTCGTGAAAAGTCAAGATTTTTCATGACAATtcctaaaaaatcattttaaaaaaactatcattttaagacggttctttaaaaaatcgtcttagaatgtctttatttaaaataataataataataataatgctagAACTACGACATGCATATGATGATTCCCACCATGAAAGAATACAAGCATATATACATATGTCATATGTATACCACTATTGCATGTATATCCATATGCATATGGGCTTTCATATGATTTTTACTAAACAAAACAGCTAACTAACAAAATTGGGTCATGAGCCTCTCAAGAAAGGCCACACAACATCAAGTGGGTGACTCGGTCAGAAGAAGAGTATGCCACCAGCCACATGCAACGTTTGGCAGAAGCGAGTAACATCTTGAATGAAATtacaatatcaatatcaataagATACAATTAAGTATGTTTaaatgttgtttttcttttcacatacCTATTTCTTGAATCTGTCTagagtttaataattatatattatttgtataattttttttacactcttaactaattaaaaattactgatagtatgacttttaaaataattattataaaaattaatacatttaaaatatatgataacttatgattaaaaaattcattatctattaataaaaaatatataaaaatattcttaaaaaaaaactttgagaaGGTGTCATAAACAAAAGCTAACAAAGTGGTAGATTGGGCACGCTGTACACAAGGTAACTTGTTCAAGAGATTTTCATATACCGTTGTGGAGAAGTCACGTGCTCCAGAGTAGGGTTCACTTGAGCGATGATGAAAGCATGTGCTCTACATCAAACTTTCTTACCTATTTGAGAATGCTCctctatattattttctttattacaaGATACTGATTAATTAGGACAGGAGCATAAAAAGGAAATGGTCCATGGTTTTAATCAGGTGCAAAGGATAAGCTAACACCTAAAACTGAGTCCAAATCACAGAACAAATTCAGGGCAACTTGATTAATATACCAATTAAAgctttttttgtgtttaagcATACATAGGTTGAAGATTGGAGTGGCATTGGTTTTAGTTGTTGGGGTTGAACGGTACGTCTTTAGCTGCCATTCTATTCTATGAGCAGCCACAACTATAAGTCCTTTCTATTTTAACATCTTAAGCTGACAGTCAAATGTCAATTAGACTCATTCATCAAAGTGCCCTTCAATTCTCAACCACTTTAAATAAGGTTATTGAGGTATCTTTGTATGTGGCAGAGGGAAACAGAAATATAGATGTGATTTGAAGTCCCCTTTGTAATGTTTCTTGCTCAAATGAGTATTCCAACCACAGTCACATTTGGCATGAATGTGTGCCACTGTCCCCAAAGGCTGAGATGCTCATTTGAGCAAGCAATGTTAAAAAGTGGGAAGttaccaacaacaaccacttCGGTCTATTGTTTTTGTCTCAAACGTGCTAAGCTCCCAATTTTACTAACAAGCATcgtttgattaatttatttctaaaatgtgTCATCTTTGATCTCCCGAAATTATGGGGATCTTCATTGAATCACAAGTCTTCCTCCTCGCATCACTAGAAACTTT harbors:
- the LOC100786881 gene encoding SWI/SNF complex subunit SWI3D, encoding MEEKRRDAAPSAADSPASEPATSRRRAGANKRKFGTLSASGSSSAPSKRAARDKASPLFPPAPHNGPLTRARQTPNNLSASSSAAASAPAAVKRSERAHPSAAESTALAEQLKKESEWETLEAAIEAEFEAIRSRGANAHVVPTHCGWFSWSCIHPIEKQMLPSFFSGKTENRTSDVYMEIRNWIMKKFHSNPNVQIELKDMSQLNVGDSDARQEVMEFLDYWGLINFHPFPSMDSSVATASDDGEAEKSLLLEKLYHFETLQLCPPVQRSSQMTPATTSGLFPESTIAEELVKQEGPAVEMLEYHCNSCSADCSRKRYHCQKQADFDLCTDCFSNRRFGSGMSSLDFILMEPAEVAGVNGGKWTDQETLLLLEALELYKENWNEIAEHVGTKTKAQCILHFVQMPIEDTFVDCDDDVDAGCKETADPVATKSDSSMDKDASECIENHTSDGIKDSEKTSKAEDLEVKVNQKETPKLQEGSDEKASEETSKSEDAVKVKIDQEADNDCAINALKEAFAAVGYSPGPEGPSSFADVGNPVMALATFLAHLVGSDAAVASAHSSIKSMTRNSPGTELAARCCFLLEDPPDSKKEPTSSERDSKSEGDQDEVNVNQDKSTLEDKDLPTDHNNKKIESNALEDKGKPASADDGASEIPISSKEQAVVNNECGLDKCHDLNNAKLPNDQAPGTLHNSGGSTSKAEIPSSSDKAQEETLIEEPCPSVKDRHVSDSLPSETSKDAEMVSDAIPSTKSKPQNPESTNPAHESLETTDSVMDVDGVSNSLPLEKIDSQPLITSKSSQCNGTEKDVEVMSPSNPVRSNSSAENGPNTGAGKDNADNGAKVEDDGTKTKQDSSFEKVKRAAVSTLAAAAVKAKLLANQEEDQIRQLTSLLIEKQLHKLETKLAFFNDVENVVMRAREHVERSRHKLYHERALIIASRLGIPPSSSRGVPPSIPTNRIPTNIANSLPRPQMMMNPPRPLISRPAGTVATIQNPLTPSTAAGNSVRPSNQEKLSSVGTK